The sequence GAGCGAGCCTTTCCTAAAGGTGTGCTCTTCCACTTCCCAGCCCAAAGCTTTAATCCGCTCCAGGCTTTCATTGGAAATCAGCAGGGGTGTTTTAAAAGAAGTGTAGGCATAGGAGGAGTTAAAGCCCTTCGCGGGTATCTGAATTCTAACCCACAAAGAAGAGTTTACTTCCTTTAAAATAACCCCCACCCTCTCATCGTAGTGAGAACGGTAGATTATGTTCCCATTGTCAATAATTACGTTTTTGGCATTTTCCAATGGAGTAAGGTCGTAAGAAATCCCCGGCTTGTTTAGATGAACTTCCACAGCTAAGGAATCCATTGGGCTGTAGCATGCACTAACTAGAGGTGCAGCCAATAAAAGTAATGTCAAAATAACCGCTCGCTTCATGTTATCATCCCGCTACTAGTTTCTTATTCAAAGTATATACGTCTATCGAAAGGTTCAAGGTGAGCTGAAGTCATCCCCCCGCTGCAACGGGCATTATTATAACTTTGTCCATGTCTTTGAGCCTGGCTTTAGTTCCGCCAAGAAATTCCGCTGAGCGACCGTTTATTAGAATGACGATGTTCCTTTTTTCATCTATTTTAATCCCCCTTTCGCGCTCCAGCTTTTTTAAAAGGTCACCTAACGTAGAGTTCTCTTCAAGAAAAACCCAGAATTCTGGCTTATCTACTCCCTCTGCCGCCTGAGCTATAAGCTTGACGAACACCTTCATATTGTCACCTAAAAAATAATTAGAAAGGTATCAGAGTTTTTCCGCGACTTCCTCAAGTCCCAGCTCCTTAAGCTTCTCCTTCGTTGGGACACCGTTTTCGTCCCAGCCCCTGACTTTGTAGTAGTCCTTGAGAAGGACTTCTTCCTCAAAGACCTGGCCTTTTGAGGGCTCCCTCAACACGGGCTCTTTTACGATCCTTTCCGGCATTCTGTCGTACCTGCCGTCAATGCCTTCCCTGACGTTGATTGCTCTTTCAAGGTTGAATATCCTCTCACCTACGAGCCATAAGTACTTCGGGTCTTTGAACTCCTCGATACCGGTTGCAGCATAAAGCATCTTTGCATAGAGATCGATGGTCATCATTTCGAAGTTGAACGGGAACAGGCAGAAGATAGCCGTTTCAGCTATCGCAGTCTCGTCCTGAACGTACTTTGTAAGCTCCCCTTTGTTCTCTACTGAAAACGGGTCTACTTTCTTGGGAACGCCGGTTATCTCAAACTTGTTCCATCCTATACAGTGACTTGCACCTATTGGGGATGTGACAAAGTTCAAGCCGTGGGCCTTTGCAGACCTCGGGTCGTATGCAGGGAATTCAAGGCCCTTAACATGAATGGCATACTTCTCGGCACCCCTACCAATTTTTTCGGCGGCTTTTCTAGTTCCCTCTGCGAGTAGGTCGCCTATGCCTATCCTCAGGGCTATCCTCTTGACCAGTTCTGGGATAACGTCGGGGTCTCCCCATCTCAGCTCAAGGCCGTCAGTTTCGCTCTTTCCGATTATTCCCTTCTCGTAAAGCTCGATCGCAAAGCCTATCGCAACGCCCGTAGAAATCGTGTCGAGGCCGTAGAGGTCGCAGAGCATGTTGGCATAGACTATGGACTCTATGTTTATGTTGCCCAGGTTTCCTCCAAACGACCAGTGGGTCTCGTATTCTGGGAAGTCCCAAACCGTTCCCGCGTATGGCCCTTTGGTTAACTTGAATACTTTTCCGCACCTTATCATACAGCCCCAGCAGCCGCTGTGCTTTACCACGTACTCAGACAGCACTTCCGCCTGAAATCTCTCTGCGCCATCGAGCTCTTTCTGCTTGAAGTTATACGTGGGGAAATGTCCAAGGGCGTAGAACGGATACACAGCGGAGTTAGTTCCTAGAGCGTGGAATCCTTCGAATCCCGGATTGTTCTTGTAGGACTCGATCTGCTCCCTAACGGCCTCGTTAAATGCGTCTTCATTGTAAATCTCCGGCCTTTTGCTCCCCTTGACCACAATTGCTTTGAGGTTCTTTGAGCCCATTACAGCACCGCCACCGCCTCTAGAGGCAGTTCTAAAGTCAACATCTGTTACAATGGCGGATAACTTCACTAGATTTTCTCCAGCAGGCCCTATCATGACCATGTGGGCATTTTTATCCGTCTCCTCTTTGAGGAAGTCCCTCGTGGCTAGAGTATTCATGCCCCAGATTTTCTGCGCGTCCCTAAATTCGACGTCCCCATCGTTTATGTAGATGTACGTAGGCTTCTCGGCCTTTCCCTCGATTATCACCGCGTCGTAGCCCGCAAACTTGAGTTCCGCGCCAAAAAAGCCCCCTCCAACGCTCCTGAAGTACGTTCCCGTGAGTAGGGACTTGAACTGAACCATCCACCTTGATGCGGACTGAGCCTTTGTACCAGTCAGAGGTCCCACAGTGAAAATAATTTTGTTTTCAGGACTTAGAGGACAAATCCCCGGCTTCAACTCGTCCCACAGAATCTTTGCTCCAAACCCGCGTCCACCTATAAATTTTTTGACGAGTTCTTCTTTTAATGATTCCACTGTGGCTTTTTTATTTGTCAAATCTATTCTCAATATTTTCCCCATGTAGCCATACATAAAAATCACCACATAAAAATATCGAATTAAGTCTATATAAACCTTTGCTGTTAGTCGAGTGCTATTTTTAAATTTAGCCACTATAACAATGGAAAATGTTTTTATCTTTCCATTTTGCAGGTAATAATTGGTGATTTCCATGGTAGTTGAGGATGAGATTTTTAATGATGTACAAACAAACGGAATTATTGGGCCCCATTCAAAGATGCTTGGGCCTGTTGCAGACGGGGGAAGAATAGTCTTCTTAACGGCTCCAGGGTGCTGGGGTCCAATGATAACTCCGACTTTAAGAGGTGGCCACGAAGTCAACGTCCCCGTTGCCGTGGAAGGAGCAGAAGTCGGGGATGGAATTGTAATCAAGATACAGAGCATAAAGGTGCTCTCAAAGGCTGCATCTTCTGGCGTTGACACCGTTAGGGAAGGAGCGTTTGTCGGCGATCCTTTCGTTGCTAAGAAATGTCCCGTCTGTAACGAGCCGTGGCCCGAATTCGAAGTGGTCGGCATAGGTGAAGATGCAATAAGGTGCAAACGCTGTGGCTCCCCAGCCGCGCCCTTCAAAATGGTAAACGGATACACGATGGTCTTTGACCACAACCTCGGAGTCGGTGTCACAGTAAACAAAGAGACGGCCGAGATGATAGCCAAAGACGCTTGGGAGTGGCATTCCCTCCCCAAGAACTCAAAGCAAGTCCCAATACTCATATTTGCCAAGGCAGACATAGTCGGAGTACCTTCAAGGATGAGGCCTTTCCTGGGACAGCTCGGAACGGTTCCGGCCGTGGACATCCCCGACTCCCACAACGCCGGAGACTTCGGTTCATTCCTAATCAATGCCCCCCATCCATATGGAATAACAAAAGAGGACTACGAGACCAAGCTGACGGATGGGCACCTAGATGTTGACTCAGTCAGAGAGGGGGCGATAATAATAGCGCCTGTAAAGGTCAAAGGCGGAGGAGTTTATGCAGGAGACGCACACGGAATGCAGGGGGACGGAGAGGTAGCTGGACACACAACCGATGTATCGGCTGAGAGCGTTCTTGAGGTTTCAGTTGTCAAGAACATAAACCTCGACGGCCCGATTCTGCTTCCTCCTGAGGAAGACCTGCCGCCGCTCGCCAAGCCATGGAGAAAGGACGAGTGGGAAAGGGTGCAGAGCTTGGCCAAGAGGTTCGGAATCGAACCCGAGCCGGTAGCTCCAGTGCAGATAATCGGTTCGGGCCCGACCATAAACGAAGCCGCAGTTAGAGGTTTCGAGAGGGCGGCAAAGCTCTTCGGGATGAGCGTTGAGGAAGTCAAGAACAGGGTGACAATAAGCGGTGCCGTCGAGATTGGAAGGCTTCCGGGAATAGTGCAGGTCTCAATGCAGGTTCCGCTGAGTGCTCTGGAGAAATTAGGGATAGACGATATAGTGGTTAAGCACTACGGGCTTCCCTACTGATCTTTCTGTTTTTATTTTAATTTCAACTGGAGTTGGGTTTGGTGTTATCACTAACTGAACAGTGCTCTTCAACTTTTCTCACCTATTCCTCAAGTTCAGATTCGCATATTTTTTAAGGATTACATTAGCAACAAAGAAAAGATTTGAGTACACGATTCTCATCCAGTGCCTTAGCCAAGAAAGGGATTTTGTTGCGGAGTATGATGATGCATTATTCAACGAGTACACGAACGGGGAAGGTATCATCAATTTAAGGGCTTTTTCATTATTTTTTCATTCCGAAAAGGGCTTCTTTTCAGCATGGCAAAAGAAGAAATAAAAAGAGAGATTCAACTTTCGTTCTCTTTGAGAATGATGCCCTCTTCTCGGAGTTCCTCTACAATTGCCTGCAAGAGTTCTACTGCTTCCCTCTCGCAGAGGAATGCTTTTCTGTACCAGATGTACTTGCCAATGAAGAAGGCTTTTTCAGCCCTCTCGACATATGCCAAGGATTCCTCGTGGAGTTTTGTTGCGTTTGTAAACAACTCTTGGAGTTCTGGTGAGAGGGTTACGTTGTAGGTTGCAAGGGCTGCGTTGAGGTCGAGATACTTCTTAGCGTATGCGCGGTACAAGTACTCCCAAGCAACCATACGACTGTACTTTTCTGAGAATGGAACTTGCTCTGCTGAGGCCAGTGGCATCAAGGGTGCCAATACTAATAGGCTTGCTACCAAAAGGACACCTACCTTCTTCATTTTACCACCCTGGCTCTGCTGATATGCGATGGGTGCTTTGCTCTATTGGACTAAATAAATTTTTTGTGTATGTCTCAGAGTATTTTTTATCCAACGGCTACAAGTGATGAGGTGTTTGATCCGCATCAAGGCAAACCAAAATAAAAGGGACACATGCTTCAAGGGACATAAAAATAAAGCCGGCTTTAAGTTTTTCTATTCTCTCAACTTCATTAAATGCCAAAGAAAAAATAAAAGAACTTCCT comes from Thermococcus aggregans and encodes:
- a CDS encoding MoaD/ThiS family protein yields the protein MKVFVKLIAQAAEGVDKPEFWVFLEENSTLGDLLKKLERERGIKIDEKRNIVILINGRSAEFLGGTKARLKDMDKVIIMPVAAGG
- a CDS encoding aldehyde ferredoxin oxidoreductase family protein, which codes for MVIFMYGYMGKILRIDLTNKKATVESLKEELVKKFIGGRGFGAKILWDELKPGICPLSPENKIIFTVGPLTGTKAQSASRWMVQFKSLLTGTYFRSVGGGFFGAELKFAGYDAVIIEGKAEKPTYIYINDGDVEFRDAQKIWGMNTLATRDFLKEETDKNAHMVMIGPAGENLVKLSAIVTDVDFRTASRGGGGAVMGSKNLKAIVVKGSKRPEIYNEDAFNEAVREQIESYKNNPGFEGFHALGTNSAVYPFYALGHFPTYNFKQKELDGAERFQAEVLSEYVVKHSGCWGCMIRCGKVFKLTKGPYAGTVWDFPEYETHWSFGGNLGNINIESIVYANMLCDLYGLDTISTGVAIGFAIELYEKGIIGKSETDGLELRWGDPDVIPELVKRIALRIGIGDLLAEGTRKAAEKIGRGAEKYAIHVKGLEFPAYDPRSAKAHGLNFVTSPIGASHCIGWNKFEITGVPKKVDPFSVENKGELTKYVQDETAIAETAIFCLFPFNFEMMTIDLYAKMLYAATGIEEFKDPKYLWLVGERIFNLERAINVREGIDGRYDRMPERIVKEPVLREPSKGQVFEEEVLLKDYYKVRGWDENGVPTKEKLKELGLEEVAEKL
- a CDS encoding acetamidase/formamidase family protein; the encoded protein is MVVEDEIFNDVQTNGIIGPHSKMLGPVADGGRIVFLTAPGCWGPMITPTLRGGHEVNVPVAVEGAEVGDGIVIKIQSIKVLSKAASSGVDTVREGAFVGDPFVAKKCPVCNEPWPEFEVVGIGEDAIRCKRCGSPAAPFKMVNGYTMVFDHNLGVGVTVNKETAEMIAKDAWEWHSLPKNSKQVPILIFAKADIVGVPSRMRPFLGQLGTVPAVDIPDSHNAGDFGSFLINAPHPYGITKEDYETKLTDGHLDVDSVREGAIIIAPVKVKGGGVYAGDAHGMQGDGEVAGHTTDVSAESVLEVSVVKNINLDGPILLPPEEDLPPLAKPWRKDEWERVQSLAKRFGIEPEPVAPVQIIGSGPTINEAAVRGFERAAKLFGMSVEEVKNRVTISGAVEIGRLPGIVQVSMQVPLSALEKLGIDDIVVKHYGLPY